In one window of Porites lutea chromosome 8, jaPorLute2.1, whole genome shotgun sequence DNA:
- the LOC140946395 gene encoding S-phase kinase-associated protein 1 isoform X1 has protein sequence MPEIKLQSSDGEIYEVDVEVAKASVTIKTMLEDLGMDEDDDEPVPLPNVNAAILAKVIKWAQKHKDDPPPPDDDENKEKRTDDIDPWDQEFLKVDQGTLFELILAANYLDIKGLLDVTCKTVANMIKGKTPEEIRKTFNIKNDFTPEEEEQVRKENEWCEEK, from the exons ATGCCAGAAATTAAACTACAAAGCTCAGATGGAGAAATTTATGAAGTTGATGTAGAAGTGGCAAAAGCTTCTGTCACAATAAAAACTATGCTTGAAG ATCTTGGCATggatgaagatgatgacgaaCCAGTCCCACTTCCCAACGTCAATGCAGCCATTCTTGCCAAG gtGATCAAGTGGGCTCAGAAACACAAGGATGACCCACCTCCACCAGACGATGatgaaaacaaagagaaaagaacaGATGACATCGATCCTTGGGATCAAGAATTCCTCAAAGTCGACCAGGGAACACTTTTTGAGTTAATTCTT GCTGCAAACTACCTTGATATCAAAGGACTTCTAGATGTGACATGTAAAACAGTTGCCAACATGATCAAAG GTAAAACTCCTGAAGAAATAAGGAAGACATTTAATATCAAGAATGACTTTACTCCAGAAGAGGAAGAACAG GTTCGAAAGGAAAATGAGTGGTGCGAAGAGAAATAA
- the LOC140946395 gene encoding S-phase kinase-associated protein 1 isoform X2, with product MPEIKLQSSDGEIYEVDVEVAKASVTIKTMLEDLGMDEDDDEPVPLPNVNAAILAKVIKWAQKHKDDPPPPDDDENKEKRTDDIDPWDQEFLKVDQGTLFELILAANYLDIKGLLDVTCKTVANMIKGSKGK from the exons ATGCCAGAAATTAAACTACAAAGCTCAGATGGAGAAATTTATGAAGTTGATGTAGAAGTGGCAAAAGCTTCTGTCACAATAAAAACTATGCTTGAAG ATCTTGGCATggatgaagatgatgacgaaCCAGTCCCACTTCCCAACGTCAATGCAGCCATTCTTGCCAAG gtGATCAAGTGGGCTCAGAAACACAAGGATGACCCACCTCCACCAGACGATGatgaaaacaaagagaaaagaacaGATGACATCGATCCTTGGGATCAAGAATTCCTCAAAGTCGACCAGGGAACACTTTTTGAGTTAATTCTT GCTGCAAACTACCTTGATATCAAAGGACTTCTAGATGTGACATGTAAAACAGTTGCCAACATGATCAAAG GTTCGAAAGGAAAATGA